The sequence TTTCCAAAAATATAATTCAGACTCAAATCAAATCCCGGATTGAAAATATGCCCGATCTTCAGCAACCCCCAGTCCAAAAACGCAATCAAAGCAATAAACCCAATGATCATGGCAATCACATTCATCGCAATCTTAAACCCATCACTTGCACCATGTGAAATCGCATCAATCACATTCACATAATGACTCTTCACATCCAGCTTCACAATCCCCATAGTCTGTGATTCCTCCGTTTCCGGAAACACAATCTTCGAAATCACCAACGCCCCCGGCGCCGCCATCAGACTCGCCGTGATCAGCATTGGTGCCAGGTCCATCCCCGCAGCCAATCCCATATTGGAATACACCACCAGAATACCCCCCGCTATACACGCCAGACTACCACTCATCGATGCCAGCAACTCACTCTTGGTCATATATGGCAAATAAGGACGGATCATTACCTGGGCTTCAATCTGCCCCACAAACGCACTCGCCACATTACTCAACGCCTCCGCACCACTCACACGCATGATCACATTCATCGCCCTGGCTATCACAGCCACAATCCGCTGCATAATACCAAAGTGATAAAATATCGCCACCAGCGAACACACTAAAATGATCGCAGCAGTCACATTGAACGCAAACACAAAACCACTCTGCGCATAATCACTGATCGTATCAGGGGTAGGTTTCACAGCAATACCTGCATACACAAAAGCCACTCCTTCACGGGCAAACTGCTCCAGCTTGCCCATCGCTTTCCCTAATAACTGAAAAAATCTGAAAACCGGTGGTACCTTGAATACCAGCAGGGCAATTATTATCTGCAGGCCAATACCACTCAATACAAGACGGAAATTGATCTTCTTTTTGTTGTTGGAAAATAAGTAAGCAAGTCCCAGGATGAGTAAAATACCAAAAAGGCCCTGAAAACGTCCCATAAGCTAATTTAGATCTAGTAAGGAGCGAAGGTAAAAAACATTAGGGAAATATATAGGGGGATTTTGGTGCTAATTAAGTGGTTTACCCCAATAAAAAAGCTGATTTTGGTTGGGAATGGATGAAGTGGGGAATGAGTGTGATGTATAGAATTTAATTACATGTGATGGGGAGGGGATCCACTTTGCCCCCTATCAAAATTGCGCCTTATAAATATAATTTTATATCTAAATTGTCATTTCAATCGATTACATAAATGAAAAACTGGACACTTTTCCTGGCAGCCGCCTACTGGCTATCCGCCTGTACAAGCCCAGGACCGGCAAAAGACCAACAATCAGATTCCACGGCCATGAGAAAAAAACTCGGCCCATCCCCCGTACTGGATGCTACTACCGCCATCTCACACATGCAGGTGGAAAAAGGACTCGAAGTACAACTCGTAGCGTCGGAACCGTTGATCACAACCCCGGTAGCTATGACCTTCGACGACAAAGGCCGTATGTGGGTAGTCGAAATGATGGGGTACATGCCCGATACCGTAGGTACTGGCGAAGATGTGCCCAACGGCAAAGTGGTGATCTTAGAAGATACCACCCATGATGGCGTTGCCGACACCCGCAAAGTACTCCTGGACTCGTTGATCCTGCCACGTGCTATCTGTCTTGTTCCCGGCGGCTTTTTGCTGGCCGAACCACCTAAACTCTGGTTCGTCCCGGTCAAAAACGACGTAGCCGGCAATCGTGTACTGATCGATGACAAATACACCGAAGGCGGCAACGTAGAGCACCAGCCAAACGGTCTGCTTCGCGCTATGGACAACTGGATCTACAATGCAAAATCGGATAAACGCTACCGCCAGATCAATGGCAAATGGGTAAAACAGGATACCCACTTCCGTGGTCAGTGGGGTGTAAGCCAGGATAACTTTGGCCGTCTTTACTCTAACAATAACTCGGAAAACGTACTCGGCGATTACTTTCCACCCGGCCTTGGCGCCCGCAATCCTAACCAGAAAACAATTGCTGGTTACGACGAGAAGATCGTTCCCGACAACCGTGTCTATCCCATTCACCCGACACCCGGTGTGAACCGTGGTTATATGAAAGGTATCCTCGACGATAGTCTACGCCTGGTAGAAATGACTGCGGCCTGTAGTCCGCTCGTTTACAGGGGGAGCCTCTTAGGCAAAGAATACGACAACAACATTTTCGTCGCTGAGCCTTGCGGTAACCTGATCAAACGCAACATCATCCAGGATAGCGGCTATATTGTAAAAGGTCGTCAGGCCTACCAGAAAAAGGAATTCCTCGCCAGCGATGATGAGCGTTTCCGCCCGGTAAGTCTCTACGACGCACCCGATGGCGCCCTTTATATCGTCGATATGTACCGTGGTATCATCCAGCATAAGACATACCTGACGCCGTATCTCAAGGACGAGATCAAAAGCCGTAACCTCACCAACCCACTCAATTGTGGTCGTATCTACCGCATTGTCCCTGCCGGCGCCAAAATGAAGCCGATGGCACTGGACAATAACCCTGACAAGCTCTTTGCGCTGTTAGAGAATCCCAACGGTTGGATCAGGGATAAGGCACAACAGATGATCATTGATCATCATTATACACAGCTCATTCCACATTTAAAAGAACGCCTGCATCAGGAAGGTAATACCTATGGCGCTATTCATGCTTTATGGACCCTGGAAGGTTTAGGGGCTTTATCATATAATGAAATTGATTTCCTGCTGCACCAGAAAAACCCATATCTGCAGGCAGCAGCTATCTCCGCGCTGCCATCGGTCAAATCTCATGGAGCTACTGCCGGATTAAGATCTGGTTCAACTACCGGCGCTTTAGCATCTCCAGCAGCGACTATCACTTTAAGATCTGGTTCAACTACCGGCGCTTTAGCATCTCCAGCAGCGACTACCACTTTAAGATCTGGTTCAACTACCGGCGCTTTAGCCTCTCCAGCAGCGACTACCACTTTAAGATCTGGTTCAGCTACCACCGCTTTAGCACCTCCGGCAGCTACCGCCACCTTAACATCGTTAGAGAATAATGTATTCCTCGCGCCATACATCGCGTTGGTGTTGCCTTACCTCCCTAACAGTTCCGACCTGCAAACAAAATTGATGACCCACTATGCAAACGACCGTTATGTAGCAGATGCGATCATCAATAATAACGGCGGCAAAGAAACCCAACTCTTATCTCAACTAATAAAAATAAATCCTGATACCACCCTTGCCATGCGT is a genomic window of Chitinophaga sp. LS1 containing:
- a CDS encoding NupC/NupG family nucleoside CNT transporter; the encoded protein is MGRFQGLFGILLILGLAYLFSNNKKKINFRLVLSGIGLQIIIALLVFKVPPVFRFFQLLGKAMGKLEQFAREGVAFVYAGIAVKPTPDTISDYAQSGFVFAFNVTAAIILVCSLVAIFYHFGIMQRIVAVIARAMNVIMRVSGAEALSNVASAFVGQIEAQVMIRPYLPYMTKSELLASMSGSLACIAGGILVVYSNMGLAAGMDLAPMLITASLMAAPGALVISKIVFPETEESQTMGIVKLDVKSHYVNVIDAISHGASDGFKIAMNVIAMIIGFIALIAFLDWGLLKIGHIFNPGFDLSLNYIFGKLFYPVAWAMGVPNGDVNNVATLLGQKLTVNEFIAFKHLTDKTIPVVSSKGLLIVSVAICGFANFSSVGMQIGGIGVLAPERRGDLAALGMKALFCGTLASYLSATIAGILI
- a CDS encoding c-type cytochrome; translation: MKNWTLFLAAAYWLSACTSPGPAKDQQSDSTAMRKKLGPSPVLDATTAISHMQVEKGLEVQLVASEPLITTPVAMTFDDKGRMWVVEMMGYMPDTVGTGEDVPNGKVVILEDTTHDGVADTRKVLLDSLILPRAICLVPGGFLLAEPPKLWFVPVKNDVAGNRVLIDDKYTEGGNVEHQPNGLLRAMDNWIYNAKSDKRYRQINGKWVKQDTHFRGQWGVSQDNFGRLYSNNNSENVLGDYFPPGLGARNPNQKTIAGYDEKIVPDNRVYPIHPTPGVNRGYMKGILDDSLRLVEMTAACSPLVYRGSLLGKEYDNNIFVAEPCGNLIKRNIIQDSGYIVKGRQAYQKKEFLASDDERFRPVSLYDAPDGALYIVDMYRGIIQHKTYLTPYLKDEIKSRNLTNPLNCGRIYRIVPAGAKMKPMALDNNPDKLFALLENPNGWIRDKAQQMIIDHHYTQLIPHLKERLHQEGNTYGAIHALWTLEGLGALSYNEIDFLLHQKNPYLQAAAISALPSVKSHGATAGLRSGSTTGALASPAATITLRSGSTTGALASPAATTTLRSGSTTGALASPAATTTLRSGSATTALAPPAATATLTSLENNVFLAPYIALVLPYLPNSSDLQTKLMTHYANDRYVADAIINNNGGKETQLLSQLIKINPDTTLAMRRHLEAIIKDIETHRKAKITDALVKEYPKGAKLFANICQTCHGKDGEGIKSLAPPLNQSQLVTGDKNRLISIVLYGLTGPIDVNGKHYKAPEISADMPGIGSNDEFNDQDIAEVLSFIRNCWSNQAPKVTEKDIQEVRKKYKGRQKPFTIEELN